ATCGCCTTGACCCCGCGCTCGTCCGCCAGCTTCTTGACATGACCGGTCACCTCCACGCGCGGCCGGCCCGTCCCGGAGGTTTTGACGGAGCCCTCGGGTCCGTCGGGGGATTCGTTGACGACGCCGATCTCCGTCCACCGGATGCCGCCGCTCCAGCCGGTTCCGAGGGCCTTCATCACGGCTTCCTTCACCGCGAAGCGCCCGGCCAGATGGAGATAGGGGACCTTGTGCGCGAAGGCGTATTCCTGTTCGAGGGGGGTGAAGATTCGATTCAAGAACCGCTTATCCCATTTTTGGACGGCGTCCCTGATGCGGGCGCTCTTCACGAGATCTATACCGATGCCGATGATAATGGGAATCAGCCTTTGTTCAGCACGTCCTTCATTTCCCG
This Nitrospiria bacterium DNA region includes the following protein-coding sequences:
- the acpS gene encoding holo-ACP synthase, coding for MIPIIIGIGIDLVKSARIRDAVQKWDKRFLNRIFTPLEQEYAFAHKVPYLHLAGRFAVKEAVMKALGTGWSGGIRWTEIGVVNESPDGPEGSVKTSGTGRPRVEVTGHVKKLADERGVKAIQVSISHDTDYSIAQVVLIGEDS